The following are from one region of the Candidatus Cloacimonas sp. genome:
- a CDS encoding PorV/PorQ family protein gives MKKVLIVLLGIVLTCLPLFVSAKPFGKTGTVALQFLKFGVDARAVGMGEAYTAVTDDISSVYWNPAGLAPAFENQVFVSHTNWVADIMHEFGAATYTNGVSTIALYGSVLHMDDMDVTDEETFGPTGEKFTCSDIALGVDYAQQFTNKFSAGVGVKYLRENLYEYNIDSYAVDMGSMYNTGWRNIKIGMAMRNFGPDIRFRVDDDDDGSYDEDPFDLFDNDGDGSIDEDRIELESKIPLSFSLGISGDIMREGNNYWIASFQMDNVIDRLETWNLGTEFKLGNLFLRGGYQLNYDTNGLCAGVGWQVPTSLGIFNIDYAYTNMGDLAEDFLTSAHRVSIKMRY, from the coding sequence GTGAAGAAAGTTCTAATTGTATTACTGGGAATAGTGCTTACCTGTTTACCTTTGTTTGTTTCAGCCAAACCTTTTGGCAAGACAGGGACGGTAGCTTTACAGTTTCTTAAGTTTGGAGTGGATGCACGAGCCGTAGGTATGGGTGAAGCATACACAGCCGTAACAGATGATATTTCCTCTGTCTATTGGAATCCAGCTGGTTTAGCGCCCGCTTTTGAAAATCAAGTATTTGTTTCGCATACGAATTGGGTAGCGGACATAATGCATGAATTTGGAGCTGCAACATATACTAACGGGGTTTCTACCATAGCGTTATATGGTAGCGTGCTGCATATGGATGATATGGATGTAACCGATGAAGAAACATTTGGTCCCACAGGAGAGAAATTTACCTGCAGCGACATTGCTTTGGGAGTTGATTATGCACAGCAGTTCACTAACAAATTCTCCGCTGGCGTGGGTGTTAAATACTTAAGAGAAAATCTGTATGAATATAATATAGATAGTTATGCAGTTGATATGGGCTCAATGTATAATACCGGTTGGCGGAATATTAAAATTGGAATGGCTATGCGTAATTTCGGTCCTGACATTCGTTTTAGAGTGGATGATGATGACGACGGTAGTTACGATGAGGACCCCTTTGACCTGTTTGATAATGACGGGGATGGTAGTATTGACGAAGATAGAATTGAGTTAGAGAGTAAAATTCCTTTAAGTTTCTCTCTCGGAATCAGTGGAGATATTATGCGGGAAGGAAACAATTACTGGATTGCGTCTTTTCAGATGGATAATGTTATAGACCGGCTGGAAACATGGAATCTGGGAACCGAATTTAAGTTAGGTAACCTGTTTCTACGGGGAGGATACCAACTCAATTATGATACTAATGGTCTATGTGCAGGAGTGGGATGGCAGGTTCCTACTTCGCTTGGAATTTTCAATATTGATTATGCCTATACCAATATGGGCGATTTGGCTGAGGACTTTTTAACAAGTGCTCACCGTGTGTCTATTAAAATGAGATATTAA